The Salvia splendens isolate huo1 chromosome 21, SspV2, whole genome shotgun sequence genome includes a window with the following:
- the LOC121784798 gene encoding coatomer subunit beta-2-like, giving the protein MEKTCSLLVHFDKGTPALANEIKEALEGNDVPAKIDGMKNAIMLLLNGETLPQLFITIVRYVLPSEDHTVQKLLLHYLEIIDKTDGNGRVLPEMILICQNLRNNLIHPNEYIRGVTLRFLCRLNEVDIIEPLIPSILANLEHKHPYVRRNAISAISSIYKLPNGEQLLVDAPETIEKFLSTEQDQSTKRNAFLMLFNCAQNRAINYLLANVDRVSDWGELMQMVVLELIRKVCRTNKAEKGKYIKIIISLLNAPSAAVVYECAGTLVSLSSAPTAIKAAANTYCQLLLSQSDNNVKLILLDRLNELKSSHHELMVDLIMDVLRALSSPNLDIQRKTLDIVLELITPRNVTEVVLTLKKEVMKTQSGELEKNGEYRQMLIQAIHSCAIKFPEVASTVVHLLMDFLGDNNIASAMNVVIFVREIIETNPKLRVSIVTRLLDTFYQIRAARVCSCALWIIGEYSLSLSEVESAISTIKQCLGDLPFFSISENEEDADSSKKPQQASSITVSSRRPAILADGTYATQSAASETAFSAPAVVQGSVTTGNLRSLLLTGDFFLGAVIACTLAKLCLRLEEVQPSKVEVNKASSNALLIMVSMIQLGQSSVLPHPIDNDSYDRILLCVRLLCNTGAAARKIWLKTCRESFVKMLSDKQLRETEENKAKAQVTHSQPDDLIDFYHLKSRKGMSQLELEDEVQDDLKRATGEFVKDADDANKLNRIIQLTGFSDPVYAEAYVTVHHYDIVLDVTIINRTKETLQNLCLELATMGDLKLVERPQNYTLAPESSKQIKANIKVSSTETGVIFGNIVYETSNVLERTVVVLNDIHIDIMDYISPAVCSDTAFRTMWAEFEWENKVAVNTTITNEKEFLDHIIKSTNMRCLTPFSALEGDCGFLAANLYAKSVFGEDALVNISVEKQADEKLNGYIRIRSKTQGIALSLGDKITLKQKGGS; this is encoded by the exons ATGGAGAAGACATGCTCTCTGCTTGTACATTTTGACAAGGGCACCCCGGCCCTTGCAAATGAGATCAAGGAAGCACTTGAAGGGAATGATGTTCCAGCTAAGATTGATGGCATGAAAAATGCAATCATGCTTTTGTTAAATGGTGAAACCCTGCCTCAGCTTTTTATCACTATCGTGAGATATGTGCTGCCCTCGGAAGACCACACTGTTCAGAAACTGCTTCTGCATTATTTGGAAATTATTGATAAGACTGATGGAAATGGACGTGTGTTACCAGAAATGATCTTAATCTGCCAGAATCTTAGGAACAATCTTATCCATCCCAATGAATATATCCGGGGTGTCACCCTGAGGTTCCTTTGCCGGCTCAATGAAGTGGATATCATCGAACCGTTGATACCCTCCATCCTCGCAAACTTGGAGCATAAACACCCTTATGTCAGGAGAAATGCCATTTCTGCTATATCGTCAATCTACAAACTCCCAAACGGTGAGCAGTTATTGGTTGATGCACCAGAGACAATTGAGAAGTTTCTCTCGACAGAGCAGGATCAATCAACTAAGAGGAATGCATTTCTGATGCTTTTTAACTGTGCACAGAATCGTGCTATTAACTACCTACTGGCCAATGTTGACAGAGTATCAGATTGGGGTGAATTAATGCAGATGGTTGTCTTGGAGCTGATCCGGAAAGTTTGTAGGACTAACAAGGCTGAAAAGGGGAAATATATTAAGATCATTATATCTCTATTGAATGCTCCTTCAGCTGCCGTTGTCTACGAGTGTGCTGGAACCCTTGTCTCTTTGTCTTCTGCTCCCACTGCTATTAAAGCTGCAGCCAACACATATTGCCAGCTTCTTCTTTCACAGAGTGATAATAATGTTAAGCTCATTCTGCTTGATCGCTTGAATGAGCTCAAGTCTTCCCACCATGAGCTTATGGTTGACTTGATAATGGATGTCCTTAGGGCACTTTCTAGCCCAAACCTCGATATCCAAAGGAAAACACTTGATATTGTTCTGGAACTGATTACCCCTCGCAATGTCACTGAGGTGGTTCTTACTCTGAAGAAGGAAGTCATGAAAACTCAAAGTGGGGAACTTGAGAAGAACGGGGAGTATCGGCAAATGCTCATTCAAGCAATCCATTCTTGTGCTATAAAGTTCCCTGAAGTGGCAAGCACAGTGGTCCATTTGTTGATGGATTTCTTGGGAGACAACAACATTGCCTCTGCAATGAATGTTGTCATTTTTGTTAGAGAGATAATTGAAACCAACCCTAAGTTAAGGGTTTCTATTGTCACCAGACTTCTGGATACTTTTTATCAAATTAGAGCAGCTAGAGTCTGCTCGTGTGCTCTTTGGATTATTGGAGAGTATTCCTTATCTCTTTCTGAAGTTGAGAGTGCTATTTCAACTATTAAGCAGTGTCTTGGggatttaccttttttttcaaTCTCTGAAAATGAGGAAGATGCTGATTCTTCAAAGAAACCCCAGCAGGCTTCCTCAATCACCGTTTCATCCAGAAGACCGGCTATCCTTGCTGATGGTACTTATGCAACTCAAAGTGCTGCCTCCGAGACTGCTTTCTCTGCTCCAGCTGTTGTTCAGGGATCTGTGACCACTGGAAACTTGAGATCTCTTCTTCTGACTGGTGACTTTTTTCTTGGGGCAGTTATTGCCTGCACCCTAGCAAAACTGTGTCTAAGATTGGAGGAGGTTCAACCATCAAAGGTTGAAGTGAATAAAGCTTCAAGCAATGCTTTGTTGATTATGGTCTCTATGATACAGCTCGGGCAATCTTCAGTCCTACCACACCCAATTGACAATGATTCTTATGACAGGATTCTTCTTTGTGTAAGATTGCTGTGTAACACAGGGGCTGCTGCAAGGAAGATTTGGCTGAAGACTTGTCGCGAGAGCTTTGTCAAAATGCTCTCTGATAAACAGCTTCGTGAAACTGAAGAAAATAAGGCTAAGGCTCAGGTTACTCATTCACAACCTGATGACCTTATTGATTTCTACCATTTGAAGAGCAGAAAG GGTATGAGCCAGCTGGAGCTAGAGGATGAGGTCCAAGATGATTTAAAACGTGCTACTGGGGAATTTGTGAAGGATGCAGATGATGCAAATAAGCTCAATCGCATCATTCAACTTACAGGATTTAGTGATCCAGTATATGCTGAAGCTTATGTGACAGTTCATCATTACGATATTGTCCTGGATGTCACAATTATCAATAGAACAAAAGAGACCCTTCAGAACCTGTGTTTAGAGTTAGCAACAATGGGAGATCTCAAACTTGTTGAGCGCCCGCAGAATTATACTTTGGCTCCTGAATCAAGCAAGCAAATAAAAGCAAACATTAAGGTTTCCTCTACTGAAACTGGAGTGATATTTGGAAATATTGTATATGAGACATCAAATGTGCTCGAGCGGACAGTTGTTGTCCTCAATGATATCCATATTGATATCATGGACTACATATCTCCTGCTGTTTGTAGCGACACTGCTTTTAGGACCATGTGGGCAGAATTTGAATGGGAAAACAAG GTTGCTGTAAACACcaccataacaaatgaaaaagaATTCCTTGATCATATTATCAAGTCAACCAACATGAGATGCCTAACTCCATT TTCTGCCTTAGAAGGTGACTGCGGATTCCTGGCTGCTAATTTGTATGCGAAGAGTGTATTTGGAGAGGATGCTTTGGTGAATATCAGTGTCGAGAAGCAGGCAGATGAGAAGCT
- the LOC121784438 gene encoding probable WRKY transcription factor 26: protein MAAGGSSSPFIKKENFYGVFDDTSPGLSPSYITLSPGLSPSALFDLDPPVMLPNDEAQLSPTTGTFYSAPNRENLNISSEGMEICYEENDLMADDVYKEFEYPKECLDTSRDESMMDDSNANIDYEQQKAKDATKNSDDGFYWRKYGQKHVKGSEYPRSYYKCTSTKCPVTKKVERSHEGHVAEIVYKGSHNHPQPKPVPQPSLQDAGSLSVHNHDASFNDFPDPPAAFSDNAGFNEELDDAEFETARKRKRDIESAAATRSTAREGNKVVVQLESDVDILEDGYRWRKYGQKVVKGNPNPRSYYKCTAPNCTVRKHVERAADDIKSVITTYDGKHTHAVPSSRTGINTEGAASPLPKPAVKQVAQQDLPLYLDRKPMPFDYASLGGGDLGFGGASPYTFNFPSFHSMPYASVVPMKPYYSNLYPEYMPMPVATPVSMPMTMSSSTVSISSSTLSSTLSHTPPYHYGGDATHQLQPKEELQDELYRSCLNMPKGGAAG, encoded by the exons ATGGCTGCGGGAGGCTCCTCCTCCCCGTTCATTAAAAAGGAGAATTTTTACGGCGTTTTCGACGACACTTCGCCCGGCCTCAGCCCGTCGTATATAACGTTGTCGCCCGGCCTCAGCCCGTCGGCGCTCTTCGATTTGGATCCTCCGGTCATGCTACCGAATGATGAg GCACAATTGTCTCCAACGACTGGAACATTTTATTCTGCTCCAAATCGTGAGAATTTGAATATTAGTAGCGAAGGGAtggagatttgttatgaggAAAACGATTTAATGGCTGATGATGTTTATAAG GAATTTGAGTATCCAAAGGAATGTCTAGACACCAGTAGAGACGAATCGATGATGGACGATTCGAACGCAAACATCGACTACGAGCAGCAAAAGGCGAAAGACGCGACGAAGAACTCAGACGACGGATTCTACTGGCGAAAATACGGACAAAAGCACGTGAAAGGAAGCGAGTATCCGCGAAGCTACTACAAATGCACGAGCACAAAGTGCCCCGTGACGAAGAAGGTCGAGCGCTCCCATGAAGGCCACGTGGCGGAGATTGTGTACAAGGGCAGTCACAATCACCCCCAGCCTAAGCCGGTGCCCCAACCTTCGCTGCAAGATGCCGGCTCGTTATCCGTGCATAATCACGACGCTTCTTTCAATGACTTCCCCGACCCCCCGGCCGCCTTCTCGGACAACGCCGGCTTTAACGAGGAGCTTGATGATGCTGAGTTCGAGACCGCCAGGAAACG GAAGAGAGATATTGAGTCGGCTGCCGCGACGAGGTCGACCGCCCGGGAAGGTAACAAGGTGGTTGTCCAGCTAGAGAGCGATGTCGACATTCTTGAAGATGGCTATAGATGGAGAAAATATGGCCAAAAAGTTGTCAAAGGAAATCCAAATCCCAG AAGCTACTACAAGTGCACGGCACCGAATTGTACCGTGCGGAAGCACGTGGAGAGAGCTGCGGACGACATTAAGTCGGTGATCACGACCTACGACGGCAAGCACACCCACGCCGTTCCTTCGAGCAGAACAGGCATAAACACCGAGGGTGCGGCCTCGCCATTGCCAAAACCAGCCGTGAAACAGGTGGCTCAACAAGATCTGCCCTTGTACTTGGACAGAAAGCCAATGCCGTTCGACTACGCTAGCTTGGGCGGAGGAGATCTCGGCTTCGGAGGCGCTTCACCTTATACATTCAACTTTCCTTCGTTCCACTCCATGCCTTATGCCTCTGTTGTCCCAATGAAGCCCTACTATTCGAATCTTTATCCCGAGTATATGCCAATGCCAGTGGCGACGCCCGTGTCAATGCCAATGACAATGTCGTCGTCCACTGTGTCAATATCGTCGTCCACGTTGTCATCGACATTGTCTCATACGCCACCCTACCATTACGGAGGCGATGCGACTCACCAACTCCAACCAAAGGAGGAGCTGCAGGATGAACTCTATCGTAGTTGCCTAAACATGCCCAAAGGAGGAGCTGCAGGATGA